From Pontibacter actiniarum, a single genomic window includes:
- a CDS encoding RNA methyltransferase, producing the protein MRKLSIDDLNRESVEEFKNKKKIPLVLVLDNVRSLNNVGSVFRTADAFMAEKVYLCGITGKPPHRDIEKTALGATESVEWEHVPDTLELVKDLKAQGYQVGSVEQAERSIKLNAFAPEPGQKYALVLGNEVFGVEQEVINHSDFVLEIPQFGTKHSLNISVATGVVVWDFLSKTLTGAK; encoded by the coding sequence ATGCGTAAACTTTCGATAGATGACCTCAACCGCGAATCGGTTGAAGAATTCAAAAATAAGAAAAAAATACCGTTAGTCTTGGTGCTCGACAATGTGCGCAGCCTCAATAACGTGGGCTCTGTTTTCCGCACGGCGGATGCCTTTATGGCCGAAAAAGTATACCTCTGCGGCATTACAGGCAAGCCACCGCACCGCGATATAGAGAAAACGGCCCTCGGGGCCACTGAGTCAGTAGAATGGGAGCACGTGCCGGACACACTGGAGCTCGTGAAGGACCTAAAGGCGCAGGGCTACCAGGTAGGCTCGGTGGAGCAGGCGGAGCGAAGTATAAAGCTGAACGCGTTTGCGCCAGAACCGGGCCAGAAGTATGCGCTGGTGCTGGGCAACGAGGTGTTCGGCGTGGAGCAGGAGGTTATCAACCATTCCGACTTTGTGCTGGAGATACCGCAGTTCGGCACCAAGCACTCGCTCAATATCTCCGTGGCTACCGGGGTGGTGGTGTGGGACTTTCTGAGCAAAACGCTCACCGGAGCAAAGTAA
- the mutS gene encoding DNA mismatch repair protein MutS: MKGEGKGTVTPLMKQYNAIKAKHPGALLLFRVGDFYETFGEDAIKASKILDIVLTKRGNGSASETALAGFPHHSLDTYLPKLVRAGERVAICDQLEDPKTVKGIVKRGVTELVTPGVSFNDQVLERRSNNYLAAVHFGKTETGVSFLDVSTGEFITAQGDKSYIGKLLQSLAPAEVLFCKREKETFFERYGPDFRYYALEEWVFNYDFAYESLTRQFSTASLKGFGIEGMREGIVSAGAILHYLSETQHNEISHIATISRLEEDKYVWLDRFTVRNLELVYPQHPEGVPLINVLDQTVTPMGARLLKKWVVLPLKDVTQIRRRLDTVEALTQHQELLEELVLHLKQINDLERLISKVAVRRVNPRELVQLAKALEAILPIQKVLALSDIPALQKLAAQLAPCDGLREEIRNVLKPEPPMLTNQGNMINEGVNEELDELRAIAFSGKDYLAQLQQREIKNTGISSLKIAYNKVFGYYLEVTHAHKDKVPSTWIRKQTLVNAERYITEELKTYEEKILNAEERIYTIEFGLFNELVLYAMDYVAQVQQNAKVIGVIDCLSAFAGIALSSSYVKPEVNDTHVLDIRKGRHPVIEKQLPLGEAYVPNDIFLDDEQQQVIIITGPNMAGKSALLRQTALVVLMAQIGSFVPAEAATIGVIDKIFTRVGASDNLSKGESTFMVEMTETASILNNLSDRSLVLMDEIGRGTSTYDGISIAWAIVEHLHNHPKYKAKTLFATHYHELNQLAEELPRVKNYNVSVREAGGKILFMRKLVPGGSEHSFGIHVAQMAGMPNNVVLRADEIMHHLEKEKVSEQAPQQKMKTAPKNNFQLSMFELHDPQLERVKELMEQLDINTITPVEALLKLNELKLLLQDKQKAGAK, from the coding sequence ATGAAAGGAGAAGGCAAAGGCACGGTAACGCCACTGATGAAGCAGTACAACGCCATTAAGGCGAAGCATCCGGGGGCGCTGCTGCTGTTCAGGGTAGGGGACTTTTACGAGACCTTCGGCGAAGACGCCATCAAGGCGAGTAAGATACTGGACATCGTACTAACCAAGCGCGGCAACGGCTCTGCCTCCGAAACGGCACTGGCAGGCTTTCCGCACCACTCTTTGGACACCTACCTGCCCAAGCTGGTGCGTGCCGGCGAGCGGGTGGCCATCTGTGATCAGCTGGAAGACCCGAAAACGGTGAAAGGCATCGTAAAGCGCGGTGTAACCGAGCTGGTAACGCCGGGCGTGTCCTTTAACGACCAGGTGCTGGAGCGCCGCAGCAACAACTACCTGGCCGCGGTGCACTTCGGCAAAACCGAGACGGGCGTGTCTTTCCTGGATGTCTCCACGGGTGAGTTCATCACCGCCCAGGGCGATAAAAGCTACATCGGCAAGCTGCTGCAGAGCCTGGCACCGGCCGAGGTGTTGTTCTGCAAGCGCGAGAAGGAGACGTTCTTTGAGCGCTACGGCCCCGATTTCCGCTACTATGCCCTGGAGGAGTGGGTGTTTAACTATGATTTCGCCTATGAATCGCTGACGCGCCAGTTTAGCACGGCTTCGCTCAAGGGCTTTGGCATTGAAGGGATGCGCGAAGGCATCGTCTCTGCCGGTGCTATTCTGCATTACCTTTCCGAAACACAGCACAACGAGATCAGTCACATCGCCACCATCTCCCGCCTGGAGGAGGATAAGTACGTGTGGCTCGACCGCTTTACCGTGCGCAACCTGGAGCTGGTGTACCCGCAGCACCCGGAGGGCGTGCCGCTAATAAACGTGCTGGACCAGACGGTGACGCCGATGGGGGCGCGCCTGCTGAAGAAATGGGTGGTGCTGCCGCTAAAGGACGTCACCCAAATCCGCCGCCGCCTGGATACGGTGGAGGCGCTCACGCAGCACCAGGAGCTGCTGGAGGAGCTGGTACTGCACCTGAAACAGATAAACGACCTGGAGCGCCTGATCTCTAAAGTGGCCGTGCGCCGCGTAAACCCACGCGAGCTGGTGCAGCTGGCCAAGGCGCTGGAGGCTATTCTGCCGATTCAGAAGGTGTTGGCATTGAGCGATATTCCGGCCCTGCAGAAGCTGGCAGCACAGCTGGCCCCTTGCGACGGCCTGCGCGAAGAGATCCGAAACGTGCTGAAGCCGGAGCCGCCGATGCTCACCAACCAGGGGAACATGATCAACGAGGGGGTGAACGAGGAACTGGATGAGCTGCGCGCGATCGCTTTCTCCGGCAAAGACTACCTGGCGCAGCTACAGCAGCGCGAGATAAAGAACACGGGCATCAGCTCCCTTAAAATCGCCTACAACAAAGTGTTTGGCTACTATCTGGAGGTAACGCACGCGCATAAAGACAAAGTGCCGAGCACCTGGATACGCAAGCAGACCCTGGTGAACGCGGAGCGTTACATCACCGAAGAGCTCAAAACCTACGAGGAGAAGATCCTGAACGCCGAGGAGCGCATCTACACCATTGAGTTTGGCCTGTTTAATGAGCTGGTGCTTTATGCCATGGATTATGTGGCGCAGGTGCAGCAGAACGCCAAAGTGATCGGCGTGATAGACTGCCTGAGCGCTTTTGCCGGTATCGCCCTCAGCAGCAGTTACGTGAAACCTGAGGTAAATGACACCCATGTTCTCGACATCCGGAAGGGCCGCCACCCGGTAATAGAGAAGCAGCTGCCGCTAGGGGAGGCGTACGTGCCCAACGATATCTTCCTGGACGACGAGCAGCAGCAGGTAATTATCATCACCGGCCCGAACATGGCCGGTAAGAGCGCGCTGCTGCGCCAGACGGCCCTGGTGGTGCTGATGGCTCAGATAGGGTCTTTCGTGCCCGCAGAGGCCGCTACAATCGGCGTGATCGATAAAATCTTTACGAGAGTAGGTGCGTCGGACAATCTGTCGAAGGGGGAGTCTACGTTTATGGTGGAGATGACGGAGACAGCCAGCATCCTGAATAACCTATCGGACCGCAGCCTGGTGCTGATGGACGAGATCGGGCGGGGCACCAGCACCTACGATGGCATCTCCATTGCCTGGGCCATTGTGGAGCACCTGCACAACCATCCGAAGTATAAAGCCAAGACGCTTTTCGCCACGCATTACCATGAACTGAACCAACTGGCTGAGGAGCTCCCGCGCGTGAAGAACTATAACGTGTCGGTGCGCGAGGCGGGCGGTAAGATCCTGTTCATGCGCAAGCTGGTGCCGGGCGGCAGCGAGCACAGCTTTGGTATACACGTGGCGCAGATGGCCGGCATGCCCAACAATGTGGTGCTGCGCGCCGATGAGATCATGCACCACCTGGAGAAGGAGAAAGTGTCGGAGCAGGCCCCGCAGCAGAAGATGAAGACAGCACCGAAGAACAACTTCCAGCTCAGCATGTTTGAGCTGCACGACCCGCAACTGGAGCGCGTTAAGGAGCTGATGGAGCAACTGGACATTAACACCATTACGCCCGTGGAGGCGCTGCTGAAGCTGAACGAGCTGAAGCTGCTGCTGCAGGACAAGCAGAAGGCTGGCGCAAAGTAG
- a CDS encoding phage/plasmid replication domain-containing protein: MVVAYSKQYSFIVFINDMYCTISLFLPMDMAGGSVWDCLPYLTNLSQSYRQDTGRLYVTGYAGNIRVGVSDYGVSITGSLAKFYLGTNLHTLTRSDTIRALEQLADTLHLPIHKAKVTRIDAGHNIITDYKPELYYPSFGPSAYYTRLTQPKSISYQNSQRSKKAYNKIAESKKNRVHIPDPYAGKNLFRFEISYTARLQKQFNQALITPETLTDERFYMGIYDRWYKEYDNIDKLGLTNMDTSKIHTPKDYKDQLLLMAVQEKGLEALLHHIEIMKEQKVFKHKKYYTDLRNDLKKMVSTKGKAEEPELIQELNSKIERARRYYR; this comes from the coding sequence ATGGTAGTTGCTTATAGTAAGCAGTATTCATTTATAGTTTTTATAAACGATATGTACTGTACTATAAGCTTATTCTTACCTATGGATATGGCAGGCGGTTCTGTTTGGGATTGCCTGCCATACCTTACCAACCTATCACAAAGCTACAGGCAGGATACAGGCAGACTTTATGTTACAGGCTATGCAGGTAACATAAGAGTAGGAGTATCAGATTATGGGGTAAGTATTACAGGCAGCTTGGCTAAGTTCTACTTAGGAACTAACCTGCACACCCTTACCCGCTCAGATACTATAAGAGCTTTAGAGCAGTTAGCAGATACCCTGCACCTGCCTATACATAAGGCAAAGGTTACAAGGATAGATGCAGGGCATAACATTATTACAGACTATAAGCCAGAGCTGTACTATCCCTCATTTGGGCCAAGTGCCTACTATACCCGCCTGACACAGCCAAAAAGCATAAGCTATCAGAACAGCCAAAGGAGCAAAAAGGCCTATAACAAGATAGCTGAAAGCAAAAAGAACAGAGTGCATATACCTGATCCTTATGCAGGTAAGAACCTGTTTAGATTTGAGATTAGCTATACAGCCCGCCTGCAAAAACAATTCAATCAGGCACTGATTACCCCTGAAACCCTGACAGATGAGCGGTTTTATATGGGTATTTATGATCGCTGGTATAAAGAGTATGATAACATAGACAAATTAGGACTTACAAACATGGATACAAGTAAAATACACACCCCAAAAGATTATAAAGACCAACTGTTACTCATGGCAGTGCAGGAAAAAGGTTTAGAAGCTCTACTGCATCATATTGAAATAATGAAAGAGCAAAAAGTATTTAAGCACAAAAAGTATTATACCGACCTTAGAAACGATCTTAAGAAGATGGTAAGCACCAAAGGCAAAGCAGAAGAGCCTGAACTTATACAGGAGCTAAATAGCAAAATTGAGCGAGCAAGGCGGTATTACAGGTAG
- a CDS encoding HNH endonuclease signature motif containing protein → MAKVNKYGLSRTIPETVKRKIRKNSGFGCVICGEAICEYEHVNPEWHEAQSHNPKHMTLLCGSCHSKKTRGILSKDTVKEAMKNPRCRQKGFSFDSLDFGRKSPVVQLGNSTFINPMFLIVVDNVSLLSILPPALKGEPYKLHAYFQNDEEEQTLKIVDNIWYGNAENWDIESKGRVLTIRKKKGDIALQIENVPNEKFIVHKLNMSYEGYKIYGDKKGLRITTPSGNEILTMDFGGKITGRIALNIIKEQLSFNKLIIENANIITKGGAFSNSILKNCNLNMG, encoded by the coding sequence ATGGCAAAAGTCAACAAGTATGGACTTTCTAGAACTATCCCTGAGACTGTAAAAAGAAAGATAAGAAAAAACTCAGGTTTTGGTTGTGTAATTTGTGGGGAGGCTATTTGTGAGTATGAACATGTTAATCCAGAGTGGCATGAAGCACAAAGCCATAACCCTAAGCACATGACATTGCTTTGTGGAAGCTGTCATTCTAAAAAGACTAGAGGTATACTTAGCAAAGATACTGTTAAAGAAGCAATGAAAAACCCTAGATGTAGACAAAAAGGGTTCTCCTTTGACAGCTTAGACTTTGGTAGAAAGAGTCCTGTAGTTCAGCTAGGAAATTCTACTTTTATCAATCCTATGTTTTTGATTGTGGTTGATAACGTTAGCCTTCTATCAATTCTTCCTCCTGCTCTAAAGGGTGAACCCTATAAATTACATGCTTATTTTCAAAATGATGAAGAAGAGCAAACTCTTAAAATTGTTGATAATATTTGGTACGGGAATGCTGAAAATTGGGACATAGAGAGTAAAGGTAGGGTATTAACCATAAGGAAGAAGAAAGGTGATATTGCTCTACAGATAGAAAATGTTCCAAATGAAAAGTTCATTGTGCATAAACTAAACATGAGTTATGAAGGCTATAAGATCTATGGAGATAAGAAGGGATTAAGGATAACAACTCCATCTGGGAATGAAATTTTGACCATGGATTTTGGGGGAAAAATCACAGGCAGAATTGCTCTTAATATTATTAAAGAACAACTATCATTTAATAAGCTCATTATTGAGAATGCTAACATAATTACAAAGGGTGGAGCGTTTTCAAATTCGATACTTAAAAACTGTAATTTAAATATGGGTTAA
- a CDS encoding GNAT family N-acetyltransferase: MAQHYNTPSAIQIVDFNLFYAQAFYDLNHEWISKYFVMEDADTKSLSDPQGYIINKGGYILMALFNGEPVGTCALIKDGEGVFELAKMAVAPKMQGMKIGKMLGEAAVDRARRVGAHKVYLVSNRRLQTALSLYERLGFVEVPMPPSIYERADIKMELELV, translated from the coding sequence ATGGCACAGCACTACAATACTCCCTCAGCTATACAAATCGTGGACTTCAACCTGTTCTACGCGCAGGCATTCTATGACCTGAACCACGAGTGGATCTCTAAGTACTTTGTGATGGAGGATGCCGACACTAAATCGCTCAGCGACCCGCAGGGCTACATCATTAACAAGGGCGGCTATATTCTGATGGCGCTTTTTAATGGTGAGCCTGTTGGCACCTGTGCGCTGATCAAAGATGGAGAGGGTGTGTTTGAGTTGGCGAAGATGGCGGTGGCGCCCAAAATGCAAGGCATGAAGATCGGGAAGATGCTGGGCGAAGCCGCTGTAGATAGGGCGCGCCGTGTGGGTGCCCACAAAGTATACCTGGTATCAAACCGCCGCCTGCAAACAGCCCTGAGCCTGTACGAACGCCTGGGCTTTGTGGAGGTGCCGATGCCACCGAGCATCTACGAGCGGGCAGATATTAAGATGGAGTTAGAGTTAGTGTAG
- a CDS encoding pentapeptide repeat-containing protein — MMRKVQVLLAMLMLPLMAWAQTRVNASEIVAKINRGEAVSYKNAEIVGDLNLTKLQNMELKKSNSKYDSKEYVSTVTVPLTFVNCRFKGDVLAYYNPNNSINLKNSHSETYNTNFERDVLFENCAFEQRTAFKYSKFDGAVSFISSRLAEEALFKYAEFDKRANFSNVRFGGEANFKYAEFPQLVSFAGANFTEEANFKYAEFESGVNFEKALFNGTANFKYADVKKSFNIKGADFRGGDDFKYTKFNNKQVTLASLLQMAR, encoded by the coding sequence ATGATGAGAAAAGTACAGGTATTATTGGCAATGCTTATGCTGCCCCTGATGGCATGGGCTCAAACAAGAGTAAATGCTTCGGAGATAGTAGCGAAGATTAACCGTGGCGAGGCCGTGTCTTACAAGAACGCAGAGATCGTGGGCGACCTGAATCTGACCAAGCTGCAGAACATGGAGCTGAAGAAAAGCAACAGCAAGTACGACTCCAAGGAGTACGTCAGCACGGTAACCGTTCCGCTTACCTTTGTGAACTGCAGGTTTAAGGGCGATGTGCTGGCCTACTATAACCCCAACAACAGCATCAACCTGAAAAACTCGCACAGCGAGACCTACAACACCAACTTTGAGCGCGATGTGCTGTTTGAGAATTGCGCCTTTGAGCAAAGGACTGCCTTCAAGTACAGCAAATTTGACGGCGCTGTTTCGTTTATCAGCAGCCGCCTGGCAGAGGAAGCGCTGTTTAAGTACGCTGAGTTCGACAAAAGAGCCAACTTCAGCAATGTGCGTTTCGGCGGGGAGGCAAACTTTAAGTATGCTGAATTTCCGCAGTTGGTGAGCTTTGCCGGAGCTAACTTCACAGAGGAGGCTAACTTTAAGTATGCCGAGTTTGAGTCTGGCGTTAATTTCGAAAAGGCGCTCTTTAACGGCACAGCCAACTTCAAGTATGCAGATGTCAAGAAGTCGTTCAACATCAAAGGGGCTGATTTCCGTGGCGGCGATGACTTCAAGTATACCAAGTTTAACAACAAGCAGGTAACGCTGGCCTCGCTACTACAGATGGCCCGGTAA
- a CDS encoding TonB-dependent receptor domain-containing protein — translation MKTNFYQFILILLFLSTPLLLHAQGQTNGSISGTVVEGPQKTPLGFANVVLLTPRDSSLVTGATTDISGRFVLERVPPGSYLLRISLVGYPNKYVSNLSVTAAEPSVALGSIALEASTTRLNEVEIVTERELVEYDLDKRVVNMSQDIAAESGTVADVLQNVPSVAVDIDGNVSLRGSSNVTILVDGKRSSLANLSLDQIPANLIERVELVTNPSSKYDPEGTSGVINLILKKEKKAGFNGSASLNVGTYENYNSSLNLNYRYDKWSLNAGYDFRHRTRPGTSSSFTDYLGNTATFRSGADSISYNFLDQVRERDNLDVSHNFRFGADYSLSPQKALSASVFYRTDNEEGSSDLLYRFLGAGRQVIGERTRLTEDTEDGFNMDLNLGYRQTFERKGQELTADLVYANNYDEEGSDFREEYLGRRSRQSTTTDDQNTRVTAQLDYVHPISDDSQVEAGFRSSFQRLDEDSRFFSYDFEADRPVFNDTLSNHFVYDEQVHAVYANYSNKYKSFSYQLGLRAEQTFTTSDQRTTNQEYRNDYFSLFPSIFLTHDINDDNKVQFSYSRRINRPRSRYLNPFVDRTDKFDVDFGNPRLNPEFINSLELGYLKYWGSSSVNLSTFYRHTTDQIQRLRQTAEVTEDDETYTRLETTFLNLSTSSSYGVELSATHAVGKWWRLNGSVSGFRTALNDTQGDTELSNQQFSWNSRLNSTMTVWKDLDIQLNAYYRAPMATLQGRMEQLFSLNLGVQKDVLDKKATVMLRVSDIFNTRQWNYVSYSDEFRTESNNRRQSRIVYLGFTYRLNSDDSDKRNRRRDQDSQGGGGDEDEF, via the coding sequence ATGAAAACGAACTTCTACCAGTTTATACTTATACTTCTGTTTCTCTCAACGCCCCTGCTCCTGCACGCGCAAGGGCAAACCAACGGCAGCATCAGTGGCACTGTGGTGGAAGGCCCCCAGAAAACCCCGCTCGGCTTTGCCAACGTGGTGCTGCTTACCCCCCGCGACTCCAGCCTGGTTACAGGCGCCACCACCGACATCAGCGGCAGGTTCGTGCTGGAGCGCGTGCCGCCGGGGTCTTACCTCCTCCGGATTTCCCTGGTCGGCTACCCGAACAAGTATGTGTCCAATCTCTCTGTCACGGCTGCTGAACCATCGGTAGCCCTGGGGAGCATTGCCCTGGAAGCCTCTACCACCAGGCTGAACGAAGTGGAGATTGTGACGGAGCGCGAACTGGTGGAGTATGACCTGGACAAGCGGGTCGTGAATATGAGCCAGGACATAGCCGCCGAAAGCGGGACAGTGGCCGATGTGCTGCAGAACGTGCCTTCCGTTGCCGTAGACATTGACGGGAACGTGAGCCTGCGCGGCAGCTCCAATGTAACCATACTGGTGGACGGCAAGCGCAGCTCCCTCGCAAACCTGAGCCTGGACCAGATCCCGGCGAACCTGATAGAGCGCGTGGAGCTGGTAACGAACCCTTCTTCCAAGTACGACCCAGAGGGCACTTCCGGCGTTATCAACCTCATCCTGAAAAAGGAAAAGAAAGCGGGCTTTAACGGCTCTGCCTCCCTAAACGTGGGCACCTACGAGAACTACAACTCCTCTCTGAACCTGAACTACCGCTACGACAAATGGTCGTTGAACGCAGGCTATGATTTCCGCCACAGAACCCGCCCCGGCACCAGCAGCAGCTTCACCGACTACCTCGGCAACACCGCCACGTTTAGGTCCGGTGCGGATTCCATCAGCTACAACTTCCTGGACCAGGTGCGGGAGCGGGATAACCTGGATGTGTCCCACAACTTCCGTTTCGGGGCCGACTACTCCCTCAGCCCCCAAAAAGCCCTCTCGGCCTCGGTGTTTTACCGCACCGATAACGAAGAGGGCTCCAGCGATCTGCTGTACCGTTTCCTGGGTGCAGGCCGCCAGGTGATTGGGGAGCGCACCCGCCTGACCGAAGACACCGAGGATGGCTTTAACATGGACCTCAACCTGGGCTACCGCCAAACCTTTGAGCGCAAAGGCCAGGAGCTGACAGCGGACCTTGTGTACGCCAACAACTATGACGAGGAGGGCAGCGATTTCAGGGAGGAGTACCTGGGCAGGCGCTCCCGGCAAAGCACAACGACCGACGATCAGAACACCCGCGTTACTGCGCAGCTGGATTATGTGCACCCTATTTCGGACGATAGCCAGGTAGAGGCCGGGTTCCGCAGCTCCTTTCAGCGGTTGGACGAGGACTCCCGCTTCTTCAGCTATGACTTTGAGGCGGACCGGCCAGTGTTTAACGACACTCTCAGCAACCACTTTGTGTACGACGAGCAGGTGCATGCCGTGTATGCCAACTACAGCAACAAGTATAAAAGCTTCAGCTACCAGCTGGGGCTGCGGGCGGAGCAAACGTTTACCACCTCCGACCAGCGCACCACCAACCAGGAGTACAGGAACGACTACTTTAGCCTGTTCCCAAGCATATTCCTTACCCACGACATCAACGACGACAACAAAGTACAGTTTAGCTACAGCCGCCGCATTAATAGGCCCCGAAGCCGCTACCTGAACCCCTTTGTGGACCGCACCGATAAGTTTGATGTGGATTTTGGCAACCCGCGGCTTAACCCGGAATTCATCAACTCGCTGGAGCTGGGCTACCTGAAGTACTGGGGCAGCTCCTCGGTTAACCTCAGCACCTTCTACCGCCATACAACTGACCAGATACAGCGCCTGCGCCAGACGGCTGAGGTAACCGAAGACGATGAAACGTACACGCGCCTGGAAACAACCTTCCTCAACCTCTCCACCAGCTCTTCTTATGGCGTGGAGCTGAGCGCCACACACGCTGTAGGCAAATGGTGGCGGCTGAACGGCAGTGTGTCCGGTTTCAGGACGGCGCTAAACGACACCCAGGGCGACACCGAGCTGAGCAACCAGCAGTTCAGCTGGAACAGCCGCCTTAACTCTACCATGACGGTGTGGAAGGACCTGGACATCCAGCTGAACGCCTATTACCGTGCACCCATGGCCACCCTGCAGGGGCGTATGGAGCAGCTATTCAGCCTTAACCTCGGCGTGCAGAAGGACGTGCTGGATAAGAAAGCCACCGTGATGCTGCGCGTGTCAGACATCTTTAACACCCGCCAGTGGAACTATGTAAGCTACAGCGACGAGTTCAGGACCGAGAGCAACAACCGCCGCCAGAGCCGCATCGTGTACCTTGGCTTCACCTACCGCCTCAACAGCGACGACAGCGACAAGCGCAACCGCCGCAGAGACCAGGACAGCCAGGGCGGCGGTGGAGACGAGGATGAGTTTTAG
- a CDS encoding site-specific integrase, translating to MQGKKQTAKEPVKLREKKLKNGNLSLYLDFYYDGVREFEFLKLYLIAKPKDKQEKQSNSTVLELAQRIKAKRTEELLTGALNLSSKNQGTVDFVKYYESFVSHYTKADHRVLSACLNKFKEFLKDKHSTDRLPCKDLTPNLVLAFKDFLEAKQTGEGPQTYFTRFKKVVKHGMRENLFPQYPLPEKVKFKSGGMNKGVLGLDEIGRLAAAHCGNEVVKRAFLFACNTGLRFGDIKALKWQDISDSELFVVQNKTKEVLRLKLNQNALKLIGERGKPDTSVFTLPTFEGSVKTIKNWVARAGIDKRITWHSARHSFATNILVLGYDIKTLSQLLGHTSIQHTQKYISIADERKAQAVNALPDLNF from the coding sequence ATGCAAGGGAAAAAACAAACTGCAAAAGAGCCAGTAAAGCTTAGAGAGAAAAAGCTTAAGAATGGTAACCTAAGCTTATACTTAGACTTCTACTATGATGGGGTAAGGGAATTTGAGTTCTTAAAACTGTACCTGATAGCCAAACCAAAGGATAAGCAGGAAAAACAATCTAACAGTACAGTTTTGGAGCTTGCACAGCGCATCAAAGCCAAAAGAACAGAGGAACTGCTAACAGGGGCTTTAAACCTTTCCTCAAAGAATCAGGGAACAGTAGATTTTGTGAAGTACTATGAGAGTTTTGTAAGCCACTACACAAAAGCAGATCACAGGGTACTTAGTGCCTGCCTAAACAAGTTTAAGGAGTTCCTAAAAGATAAGCACAGTACAGACCGCCTGCCTTGTAAAGACCTTACCCCAAACCTTGTCTTAGCTTTTAAGGATTTTTTAGAAGCTAAGCAGACAGGAGAGGGGCCACAAACATATTTTACCCGCTTTAAGAAAGTGGTAAAGCATGGTATGAGAGAAAACTTATTTCCTCAATACCCGCTGCCTGAGAAAGTAAAGTTTAAAAGCGGGGGCATGAATAAGGGGGTATTAGGCTTAGATGAAATAGGCAGGTTAGCCGCTGCACATTGTGGTAATGAAGTGGTAAAACGCGCCTTTCTGTTTGCCTGCAACACTGGTTTAAGGTTTGGAGATATTAAAGCCCTAAAATGGCAGGATATAAGCGATTCTGAGCTGTTTGTAGTGCAGAACAAGACTAAGGAAGTGCTGAGGCTTAAACTTAACCAGAACGCCCTTAAATTGATTGGAGAGCGGGGTAAGCCTGATACCTCTGTATTTACCCTGCCAACCTTTGAAGGCTCAGTAAAAACTATTAAAAATTGGGTAGCCAGAGCAGGTATAGACAAACGTATTACTTGGCATAGTGCCCGCCATTCCTTTGCTACCAACATACTTGTATTAGGGTATGACATTAAAACTCTTTCCCAGCTCTTAGGGCACACTTCCATACAGCACACACAGAAATACATAAGCATTGCAGATGAGCGCAAAGCGCAGGCTGTAAACGCCTTGCCAGACCTTAATTTTTAA
- a CDS encoding helix-turn-helix domain-containing protein has product MDLQQVEQRLSNIEILLLSQKTVFNFDEVAAYTGLSKSYLYKLTHTAQIPHFKPQGKHIYFNKADIDQWLQRNPVTPVNADEIEQQAATYVALKNMGRAKA; this is encoded by the coding sequence ATGGACTTACAACAAGTAGAGCAAAGACTGAGCAACATTGAAATCCTGTTGCTTAGCCAAAAAACAGTATTCAATTTTGATGAAGTGGCAGCCTATACAGGGCTATCTAAGAGTTACCTGTATAAGCTAACCCACACCGCCCAGATACCCCACTTTAAGCCACAGGGTAAGCATATCTATTTCAACAAGGCAGACATAGACCAATGGCTGCAAAGAAACCCTGTAACGCCTGTAAATGCTGATGAGATAGAACAGCAGGCGGCAACCTATGTAGCACTTAAGAACATGGGGAGGGCTAAGGCATGA